One genomic region from Phragmites australis chromosome 1, lpPhrAust1.1, whole genome shotgun sequence encodes:
- the LOC133910022 gene encoding mitochondrial import receptor subunit TOM40-1-like yields MGSSVSHAAAPPPPPTAYAAAPPPFAAADAAPPLRPHEEEEEEKVDYLNLPCPVPYEEIQREAFMALKPELFEGGRFDFTKMLNPYFALSHSVLMGSIEIPAQGSDVIKIPTSNYEFGANFLDPKMMLIGRLSHDGRLNARVKCDLTDNLSLKINAQLTNEPHYSQGMFNFDYKGKDFRSQFQIGNNAFYGGNYVQSVTKNLSFGTEAFWLGQQRKSGVGFVARYDTKKMVATGQIATTGMVSLSYVQKISEKVSLASDFMYNQMTKDVTASFGYDYMLRQCRLRGKLDSNGIVSALLEERLTPGVTFLLSAELDHWKKDYKFGFGMTVGE; encoded by the exons atgggctCCTCCGTCAGCCACGCCGCGGCCCCTCCTCCCCCGCCTACCGCCTACGCGGCGGCCCCTCCCCCCTTCGcggccgccgacgccgcgcCACCGCTGAGGCcccatgaggaggaggaggaggagaaggtggacTACCTGAACCTCCCGTGCCCCGTCCCCTACGAGGAGATCCAGCGCGAGGCCTTCA TGGCGCTAAAGCCAGAGCTTTTCGAGGGCGGGCGCTTCGATTTCACCAAGATGCTCAACCCATACTTCGCATTAAGCCACAG TGTGTTAATGGGATCCATTGAGATCCCGGCACAGGGGAGTGATGTGATCAAGATCCCCACCTCCAACTACGAGTTTGGCGCCAACTTTCTTGATCCCAAG ATGATGCTCATCGGGAGGCTCTCACATGATGGAAGGCTGAACGCACGTGTCAAATGCGATCTTACAGATAATCTTTCTCTGAAGATAAATGCTCAG TTGACAAATGAGCCCCATTACTCCCAAGGCATGTTTAATTTTGATTATAAG GGCAAAGATTTTAGATCTCAGTTTCAAATCGGGAATAATGCCTTCTATGGAGGGAACTATGTCCAG AGTGTCACAAAGAACCTCTCCTTTGGAACTGAAGCTTTTTGGCTTGGGCAGCAAAGAAAATCAGGAGTTGGTTTTGTTGCTCGCTATGACACAAAGAAAATG GTTGCAACTGGACAAATTGCCACCACTGGAATGGTTTCACTTAGTTATGTTCAGAAGATATCTGAAAAG GTTTCCCTTGCATCAGATTTCATGTACAATCAGATGACAAAGGATGTAACAGCAAGTTTTGGTTATGATTATATGCTGAGACAG TGTCGATTGAGGGGAAAGCTGGATAGCAATGGCATAGTTTCTGCTCTTTTGGAGGAGCGATTGACTCCAGGTGttacttttcttctttctgCAGAG CTTGATCACTGGAAGAAAGACTACAAATTTGGCTTCGGTATGACTGTTGGAGAGTAA